A DNA window from Phragmites australis chromosome 11, lpPhrAust1.1, whole genome shotgun sequence contains the following coding sequences:
- the LOC133884608 gene encoding WPP domain-interacting tail-anchored protein 1-like isoform X1, translating into MDVENDKDGNHFQESALPYEDRMNSGGNNIEILTRVELELPFASEKLLNLEMLVMEIAHRATDLEPITFDNESVSSETAENAFELDMLYGILDAEVKELDNLISSLQTDIKSIEHKVYEESGGKVKAKLDAAMVSLKQMRELIANIRNESAKFEKPIEFSHDKEGTIEGVRCESGHLSYQSDLQTDDQRRSVLHMLEQSIASELDLEKQLSDSRSVIENLKLKLNNHEQETYFLEESAETISSRMFAAENASELLLGTSKELINRLNTMQFHLNSLKCREDDLKVKLEQSLTKLSFLEVSRENMQEESDKVGGESPSLRDKVQELEKQLRESNSQLQLAKASTEASQEEQNALHSELSTLENIIKNLKDDISRAESRAQNAEIRCMQLTQANIELDGELTALKSQKSDKVSLLEKKFKESNTQLEHAKASVDAIVEQQSMLKSTMSDMEHMIDDLKGKVSKAETRAGNAESKCTLLTDTNLELSEELSFLRGRVECLENSLREANHVKMSTAKDIGIRTKIITDLVTKLALERERLHLQIAMLTKKNKILAQKCKETVKDSTQLSQKAISKHTELQSTEIAEEISPDFLSSQTEAEKQADQLNNDEGKTHIPAEDDSTSEDSLETVRAIEPRLLNQKSIAVAFIVFLLAAILVYVLLEGGSTA; encoded by the exons ATGGATGTTGAGAATGATAAAGATGGTAATCATTTCCAGGAAAGTGCCCTACCATATGAAGATAGAATGAATTCAGGAGGAAACAATATAGAAATTCTAACAAGAGTAGAGCTTGAACTTCCATTTGCCTCCGAAAAATTACTAAATTTGGAGATGCTAGTTATGGAAATAGCTCATCGAGCTACTGATCTTGAGCCGATTACATTTGATAATGAATCTGTCTCTTCTGAGACTGCTGAGAATGCTTTTGAGTTGGACATGTTGTATGGCATTCTTGATGCAGAAGTCAAGGAGTTAGATAACTTGATTAGTTCTCTTCAGACTGATATTAAGAGTATTGAGCATAAAGTTTATGAAGAATCTGGAGGCAAGGTTAAAGCTAAGTTGGATGCTGCTATGGTGTCTTTGAAGCAGATGCGAGAGCTAATTGCTAACATTAGAAACGAGTCTGCAAAGTTTGAGAAACCCATAGAGTTTTCACACGATAAGGAAG GGACGATTGAAGGTGTTAGATGTGAAAGTGGCCATCTTTCATACCAAAGTGATCTGCAGACCGACGATCAGCGTAGAAGTGTTTTGCATATGTTGGAACAATCCATAGCAAGTGAGCTAGATCTTGAAAAACAGCTCTCTGATTCAAGATCTGTCATAGAAAACCTCAAACTGAAGCTTAATAATCATGAACAGGAAACATATTTCCTAGAGGAATCAGCTGAAACAATTTCTAGTAGAATGTTTGCAGCAGAAAATGCTTCTGAGCTACTCCTGGGAACTTCAAAGGAACTTATAAATAGGCTTAACACCATGCAGTTCCATTTAAATTCACTAAAATGTAGGGAAGATGATCTTAAGGTGAAATTAGAGCAAAGTTTGACAAAGCTGTCTTTTCTGGAAGTTAGCCGAGAGAATATGCAGGAAGAGAGTGACAAAGTGGGAGGAGAATCACCATCATTGCGGGATAAGGTCCAGGAATTAGAAAAACAGTTGAGAGAATCCAATTCACAACTGCAATTGGCAAAGGCATCAACAGAAGCAAGTCAGGAAGAGCAGAATGCTCTGCACTCTGAACTAAGCACATTGGAAAATATAATTAAGAATCTCAAAGATGATATCTCGCGAGCAGAAAGTAGAGCGCAGAATGCTGAAATAAGGTGTATGCAGCTAACTCAAGCTAATATAGAACTTGATGGGGAGCTAACTGCTCTTAAAAGTCAAAAATCAGATAAGGTTAGCCTTTTGGAGAAGAAATTTAAGGAGTCGAATACCCAATTAGAGCATGCAAAGGCATCAGTTGATGCCATTGTTGAACAGCAGAGTATGCTGAAATCTACGATGTCTGACATGGAACATATGATTGACGATCTGAAGGGCAAGGTTTCAAAAGCTGAAACTAGAGCTGGTAATGCTGAATCAAAGTGTACATTGTTAACAGACACAAATTTAGAACTAAGTGAAGAGCTATCCTTTCTGAGAGGTCGAGTAGAATGTCTAGAAAATTCATTACGTGAAGCCAACCATGTGAAGATGTCTACTGCCAAGGACATTGGAATTAGAACTAAAATTATAACTGACTTGGTCACAAAACTGGCATTGGAAAGAGAACGACTTCATCTTCAG ATTGCTATGttaacaaagaagaacaagatatTGGCTCAAAAGTGCAAAGAGACTGTTAAGGATAGCACACAATTGAGCCAAAAGGCTATTAGCAAGCACACTGAACTTCAGTCCACTGAAATAGCTGAGGAAATATCTCCAGATTTTTTGTCATCACAAACTGAG GCGGAGAAACAAGCAGATCAGCTCAACAATGATGAAGGTAAGACGCACATTCCAGCAGAGGATGACTCAACTTCAGAGGACAGTCTTGAGACAGTTCGGGCCATAGAGCCACGTCTGCTCAACCAGAAGTCTATTGCCGTGGCATTTATAGTCTTCTTGTTGGCTGCTATCCTCGTATATGTGCTGCTCGAAGGTGGCAGCACAGCATGA
- the LOC133884608 gene encoding WPP domain-interacting tail-anchored protein 1-like isoform X2: MDVENDKDGNHFQESALPYEDRMNSGGNNIEILTRVELELPFASEKLLNLEMLVMEIAHRATDLEPITFDNESVSSETAENAFELDMLYGILDAEVKELDNLISSLQTDIKSIEHKVYEESGGKVKAKLDAAMVSLKQMRELIANIRNESAKFEKPIEFSHDKEGVRCESGHLSYQSDLQTDDQRRSVLHMLEQSIASELDLEKQLSDSRSVIENLKLKLNNHEQETYFLEESAETISSRMFAAENASELLLGTSKELINRLNTMQFHLNSLKCREDDLKVKLEQSLTKLSFLEVSRENMQEESDKVGGESPSLRDKVQELEKQLRESNSQLQLAKASTEASQEEQNALHSELSTLENIIKNLKDDISRAESRAQNAEIRCMQLTQANIELDGELTALKSQKSDKVSLLEKKFKESNTQLEHAKASVDAIVEQQSMLKSTMSDMEHMIDDLKGKVSKAETRAGNAESKCTLLTDTNLELSEELSFLRGRVECLENSLREANHVKMSTAKDIGIRTKIITDLVTKLALERERLHLQIAMLTKKNKILAQKCKETVKDSTQLSQKAISKHTELQSTEIAEEISPDFLSSQTEAEKQADQLNNDEGKTHIPAEDDSTSEDSLETVRAIEPRLLNQKSIAVAFIVFLLAAILVYVLLEGGSTA, from the exons ATGGATGTTGAGAATGATAAAGATGGTAATCATTTCCAGGAAAGTGCCCTACCATATGAAGATAGAATGAATTCAGGAGGAAACAATATAGAAATTCTAACAAGAGTAGAGCTTGAACTTCCATTTGCCTCCGAAAAATTACTAAATTTGGAGATGCTAGTTATGGAAATAGCTCATCGAGCTACTGATCTTGAGCCGATTACATTTGATAATGAATCTGTCTCTTCTGAGACTGCTGAGAATGCTTTTGAGTTGGACATGTTGTATGGCATTCTTGATGCAGAAGTCAAGGAGTTAGATAACTTGATTAGTTCTCTTCAGACTGATATTAAGAGTATTGAGCATAAAGTTTATGAAGAATCTGGAGGCAAGGTTAAAGCTAAGTTGGATGCTGCTATGGTGTCTTTGAAGCAGATGCGAGAGCTAATTGCTAACATTAGAAACGAGTCTGCAAAGTTTGAGAAACCCATAGAGTTTTCACACGATAAGGAAG GTGTTAGATGTGAAAGTGGCCATCTTTCATACCAAAGTGATCTGCAGACCGACGATCAGCGTAGAAGTGTTTTGCATATGTTGGAACAATCCATAGCAAGTGAGCTAGATCTTGAAAAACAGCTCTCTGATTCAAGATCTGTCATAGAAAACCTCAAACTGAAGCTTAATAATCATGAACAGGAAACATATTTCCTAGAGGAATCAGCTGAAACAATTTCTAGTAGAATGTTTGCAGCAGAAAATGCTTCTGAGCTACTCCTGGGAACTTCAAAGGAACTTATAAATAGGCTTAACACCATGCAGTTCCATTTAAATTCACTAAAATGTAGGGAAGATGATCTTAAGGTGAAATTAGAGCAAAGTTTGACAAAGCTGTCTTTTCTGGAAGTTAGCCGAGAGAATATGCAGGAAGAGAGTGACAAAGTGGGAGGAGAATCACCATCATTGCGGGATAAGGTCCAGGAATTAGAAAAACAGTTGAGAGAATCCAATTCACAACTGCAATTGGCAAAGGCATCAACAGAAGCAAGTCAGGAAGAGCAGAATGCTCTGCACTCTGAACTAAGCACATTGGAAAATATAATTAAGAATCTCAAAGATGATATCTCGCGAGCAGAAAGTAGAGCGCAGAATGCTGAAATAAGGTGTATGCAGCTAACTCAAGCTAATATAGAACTTGATGGGGAGCTAACTGCTCTTAAAAGTCAAAAATCAGATAAGGTTAGCCTTTTGGAGAAGAAATTTAAGGAGTCGAATACCCAATTAGAGCATGCAAAGGCATCAGTTGATGCCATTGTTGAACAGCAGAGTATGCTGAAATCTACGATGTCTGACATGGAACATATGATTGACGATCTGAAGGGCAAGGTTTCAAAAGCTGAAACTAGAGCTGGTAATGCTGAATCAAAGTGTACATTGTTAACAGACACAAATTTAGAACTAAGTGAAGAGCTATCCTTTCTGAGAGGTCGAGTAGAATGTCTAGAAAATTCATTACGTGAAGCCAACCATGTGAAGATGTCTACTGCCAAGGACATTGGAATTAGAACTAAAATTATAACTGACTTGGTCACAAAACTGGCATTGGAAAGAGAACGACTTCATCTTCAG ATTGCTATGttaacaaagaagaacaagatatTGGCTCAAAAGTGCAAAGAGACTGTTAAGGATAGCACACAATTGAGCCAAAAGGCTATTAGCAAGCACACTGAACTTCAGTCCACTGAAATAGCTGAGGAAATATCTCCAGATTTTTTGTCATCACAAACTGAG GCGGAGAAACAAGCAGATCAGCTCAACAATGATGAAGGTAAGACGCACATTCCAGCAGAGGATGACTCAACTTCAGAGGACAGTCTTGAGACAGTTCGGGCCATAGAGCCACGTCTGCTCAACCAGAAGTCTATTGCCGTGGCATTTATAGTCTTCTTGTTGGCTGCTATCCTCGTATATGTGCTGCTCGAAGGTGGCAGCACAGCATGA